GGTGGGGCGAGTTTTTCATCACCCTGCCAGACGGCGCAATATCCGCTGGCATCGTGTTTGCTTCAGAGAGAGACGGAGGGTTGCCATGAAAAACGGAAAATCGGGCACGAGTTTCGTTGCGGGATTCTTCACCGGCACGCTCCTGGGCGCCATGGGCGCTCTGCTTCTGGCTCCGGCGTCGGGCAAAAGGATGCGCCGAGACCTCGCTCGCGAGGGCAAGAGGCTGGGAAACCGGGTATCGGAAGCCGCGGAGGAGGTGAGAGACCGGGGTGCCAGCGCGTACGAATCGGCGAGTCACGTTTTTTCTGATGCGAAGCGAGCGCTTTCTCGATAGAATAGGAGGCACAGCTTAGTACAACGCAGCGGTGGCAAGGCATGACGCGAGCGCGTCTGTCCTCGATTTCAGAAAGAGGTGTCGTCGTGGAGGAGAGAAGACGCGATAGAGGGCCGAGAGTCGCACGGGCCCGACCGGTCTCGAGCTCCGGCGCGGAGAGGAAGCGCCACGTTGCGGTCTCGATCCGGAATGGGCGGCTCGTCTTTGTTTCCACGGATCCTCCCGAGGTCGACGTGACCGCGTCTCACGATAGTGCCGGGAAGACGAACAAGGCGACGTGGGCGGGTCAGTAATCGATAGCGGGGTGAGTTTTTTGTCACCCTGTTAGC
This Vicinamibacteria bacterium DNA region includes the following protein-coding sequences:
- a CDS encoding YtxH domain-containing protein, which produces MKNGKSGTSFVAGFFTGTLLGAMGALLLAPASGKRMRRDLAREGKRLGNRVSEAAEEVRDRGASAYESASHVFSDAKRALSR